In a genomic window of Pseudomonas oryzihabitans:
- a CDS encoding diaminobutyrate--2-oxoglutarate transaminase has translation MSASHSLPRVPADADYRFTSTPRLERQAALESNARSYPRRLPLELRRAQGIHVQDSEGRWFIDCLAGAGTLALGHNHPVVLDAMRGLLDGERPLHTLDLMTETKDDFIRELYALLPEGFARNARIQFCGPAGTDAVEAAIKLVRTATGRRQLLACHGAYHGMTQGALGLMGSHGPKRHLDGMNGGVQFLPFPHAYRCPFGLGGELGERAALNYLETMLNDPESGVLPPAALIVEPIQGEGGVNPASITWLREVRRITREAGVPLVLDEIQSGIARSGRRFAFEHADIEPDVLVLSKAIGGSQPLAVVVYHESLDRWSPGAHAGTFRGNQLAMAAGTATLRLVREQRLEVHAAAMGERLAGHLRALQRDYPQLGDVRGRGLMLGVEVVRPDGPTDRQGHPLADGVLAARLQQECLRRGLIIEVGGRHGAVLRFLPPLIVQAEQIDQIADCLATALRSVMAAG, from the coding sequence ATGTCCGCTAGTCATTCGTTGCCGCGCGTCCCCGCCGATGCCGACTACCGCTTCACCAGCACCCCACGCCTGGAGCGCCAGGCTGCCCTGGAATCCAACGCCCGTAGCTATCCACGGCGGTTGCCGCTGGAGTTGCGCCGGGCCCAGGGCATCCATGTACAGGACAGCGAGGGCCGCTGGTTCATCGACTGCCTGGCCGGCGCCGGTACCCTGGCCCTCGGCCACAATCACCCGGTGGTTCTCGACGCCATGCGCGGCCTGCTGGACGGCGAGCGCCCCCTGCACACCCTCGACCTGATGACCGAAACCAAGGACGATTTCATCCGCGAGCTCTATGCCCTGTTGCCGGAAGGTTTCGCCCGCAACGCCCGCATCCAGTTCTGCGGTCCGGCCGGTACCGATGCGGTAGAGGCCGCCATCAAGCTGGTCCGTACCGCCACCGGCCGCCGCCAGTTGCTGGCCTGTCACGGTGCCTATCACGGCATGACCCAGGGCGCCCTGGGACTGATGGGCAGTCATGGACCCAAGCGCCACCTGGACGGCATGAACGGTGGTGTGCAATTCCTGCCCTTTCCCCACGCCTATCGCTGCCCCTTCGGCCTGGGCGGCGAACTGGGCGAGCGGGCGGCGCTGAACTACCTGGAGACCATGCTCAACGATCCGGAGAGCGGGGTGCTGCCGCCGGCGGCGCTGATCGTCGAGCCGATCCAGGGGGAGGGCGGGGTGAATCCGGCGTCCATCACCTGGCTGCGCGAGGTTCGGCGGATCACCCGGGAGGCCGGCGTCCCGCTGGTGCTCGACGAGATCCAGTCCGGCATCGCCCGCAGCGGTCGGCGCTTCGCCTTCGAACACGCGGACATCGAGCCCGATGTGCTGGTCCTGTCCAAGGCCATCGGCGGCAGCCAGCCGCTGGCGGTGGTGGTCTACCACGAGTCGCTGGATCGTTGGTCGCCCGGTGCCCATGCCGGCACCTTCCGTGGCAACCAGCTGGCCATGGCCGCCGGCACCGCCACCTTGCGCCTGGTGCGCGAGCAGCGTCTGGAAGTGCACGCGGCCGCCATGGGCGAACGCCTCGCCGGCCACCTGCGAGCCTTGCAGCGCGACTATCCGCAATTGGGCGACGTGCGTGGTCGAGGCTTGATGCTGGGCGTGGAAGTGGTGCGTCCCGATGGCCCGACCGATCGCCAGGGACACCCCCTGGCCGACGGCGTCTTGGCCGCGCGCCTGCAGCAGGAATGCCTACGCCGGGGCCTGATCATCGAAGTCGGCGGTCGCCACGGCGCCGTACTGCGCTTCCTGCCACCACTCATCGTGCAAGCCGAGCAGATCGACCAGATCGCCGACTGCCTGGCGACCGCCCTGCGCTCGGTCATGGCGGCTGGCTAG
- a CDS encoding TonB-dependent siderophore receptor, giving the protein MHKVVAHGFHITLLAAAVAWHTQAVAQAKEAPAAIAPTTITAEAEPSPVGPDVGYKANNSAAASKTNTPLAETPRSVSVVTQQRIEDQQAQTLTDILGYTPGIFAPPFAVGDGLAGDYFFIRGFNATDYGYGLYRDGLRVQGNRYDTSTEPYGLERVEVFRGPSSILYGENAPGGLVNLVSKRPTADARGEVQASYGSNNRRQLGVDVSGPLTDDGSVLGRVVMLGRKSDTQVDHVPDDRFYIAPSVTFNLNDSTALTLLSSYQRDRTAIELGYPAAGTLLHNPNGKFSRHAMLGDPDWDKFERETWSLGYEFSHQFNDVWTFRQNSRYMQSRIDRHEIWPNTLNQGGFGTTLSASAYDRQNKAMVYSLDNQLEGKFDTGDFHHTLLFGAGYDRTSFNQDWAAGAISSINVFDPVYRVEPTTPFSVTNSLLTQHLYGTYSQLQTKYDNWILLLGGRMDWAQSEYRNKRTQLNPAQDDDDWNHKFTWQTGLMYQFDNGLSPYVSYARGFVPVQQPPVNGPAFSPITSEQYEVGVKYEPKGWNTSVTASAFDLRKDNDVITENNLPRQVGESRSKGFELEVNSNLTDNLNWVTAYTYTDARITKDAPGSRFEDRQMTGVPRNFASSWLTYRFKDGELRGLRLSGGVRYIDSVYSYTTTYGKLSTGDVTLVDAGIGYDFDRHWSLDVNAKNLFDKEYVSGCNDAGRCYWGDERSVIGTVAYRW; this is encoded by the coding sequence ATGCACAAAGTCGTAGCTCACGGATTCCATATCACTCTGCTGGCGGCGGCCGTCGCCTGGCATACCCAGGCGGTGGCCCAGGCGAAGGAAGCACCCGCCGCCATCGCGCCGACGACCATCACCGCCGAGGCCGAACCCTCGCCGGTCGGCCCGGATGTGGGCTACAAGGCCAACAACAGCGCGGCCGCCAGCAAGACCAATACCCCGCTTGCGGAAACGCCGCGCTCGGTGTCGGTCGTCACCCAACAGCGCATCGAGGACCAGCAGGCGCAGACCCTGACCGATATCCTGGGGTATACGCCGGGCATCTTCGCGCCGCCGTTCGCGGTGGGCGATGGTCTGGCCGGCGACTACTTCTTCATTCGCGGCTTCAATGCCACCGACTACGGCTACGGCCTCTATCGCGACGGCTTGAGAGTGCAGGGCAACCGCTACGACACCAGCACCGAGCCCTACGGCTTGGAGCGGGTCGAGGTGTTCCGCGGGCCCAGCTCCATCCTCTACGGCGAGAACGCCCCCGGCGGCCTGGTCAACCTGGTCAGCAAGAGACCCACCGCCGATGCGCGCGGCGAGGTCCAGGCCAGCTATGGCAGCAACAACCGGCGCCAGCTGGGCGTGGACGTTTCCGGGCCGCTCACCGACGACGGCAGCGTGCTCGGGAGGGTCGTCATGCTGGGACGCAAGTCCGATACCCAGGTGGACCATGTCCCCGACGACCGCTTCTATATCGCGCCTTCGGTTACCTTCAACCTGAACGACAGCACCGCCCTGACCCTGCTCTCCAGCTACCAGCGCGACCGCACCGCCATCGAACTGGGTTATCCGGCGGCGGGCACCCTGCTGCACAACCCCAATGGCAAGTTCAGCCGGCACGCCATGCTCGGCGACCCGGACTGGGACAAGTTCGAGCGCGAGACCTGGAGCCTCGGCTACGAATTCTCCCACCAGTTCAACGACGTCTGGACCTTCCGCCAGAATTCCCGCTACATGCAGTCGCGCATCGACCGCCACGAGATCTGGCCGAACACCCTGAACCAGGGCGGCTTCGGCACCACCCTGTCGGCCTCGGCCTACGATCGCCAGAACAAGGCCATGGTCTACTCCCTGGATAACCAGCTCGAAGGCAAGTTCGATACCGGCGATTTCCATCACACCCTGCTGTTCGGCGCGGGCTATGACCGGACTTCCTTCAACCAGGATTGGGCTGCCGGGGCGATCAGCAGCATCAATGTGTTCGATCCCGTCTACCGCGTTGAACCGACCACTCCCTTCTCGGTGACCAACAGCCTGCTCACGCAACATCTGTACGGCACCTACAGCCAGCTGCAGACCAAGTACGACAACTGGATCTTGCTGCTGGGTGGCCGCATGGACTGGGCCCAGAGCGAGTACCGCAACAAGCGTACCCAGCTCAATCCCGCCCAGGACGATGACGACTGGAACCACAAGTTCACCTGGCAGACCGGGCTGATGTACCAGTTCGACAATGGCCTGTCGCCCTACGTCAGCTATGCCCGCGGCTTCGTGCCGGTGCAGCAGCCGCCGGTGAACGGCCCGGCTTTCAGCCCCATCACCAGCGAGCAGTACGAAGTCGGGGTGAAGTACGAACCCAAGGGCTGGAACACCAGCGTCACCGCCTCGGCGTTCGACCTGCGCAAGGACAACGACGTCATCACCGAGAACAACCTGCCGCGCCAGGTCGGGGAGAGTCGCTCCAAGGGCTTCGAGCTGGAGGTCAACAGCAACCTCACCGACAACCTGAACTGGGTAACGGCCTACACCTACACCGATGCGCGCATCACCAAGGATGCCCCTGGTTCGCGCTTCGAGGATCGACAGATGACCGGGGTGCCGCGCAACTTCGCCTCCAGCTGGCTGACCTACCGCTTCAAGGACGGTGAGCTACGCGGCCTGCGTCTCTCCGGCGGGGTGCGCTACATCGACAGCGTGTACTCCTACACCACCACCTACGGCAAGCTGTCCACCGGCGACGTCACCCTGGTGGATGCCGGTATCGGCTATGACTTCGACCGGCACTGGTCGCTGGACGTCAATGCCAAGAACCTGTTCGACAAGGAGTACGTCTCGGGTTGTAACGATGCCGGTCGTTGCTACTGGGGCGACGAACGCAGCGTCATAGGCACGGTTGCCTATCGCTGGTAA
- a CDS encoding iron ABC transporter permease yields the protein MSQSPRGAVSRSPAWSLSIGLGGLLLLGLFLWQALFASGWPNAQAWIAPWSATPSWPGLALWWLQLPRAVAGLVVGASLGIAGALMQVVTRNPLASPDLLGITAGAQLGLILSLLMPAFLGLPLVFLGGLLAALFTFAMAGGWHTTPLRLTLAGVAIAQAAAAAITLFLSLNDRAAMVLSLWNTGSLRQLGWDHLEIAAPLLPLALLLVWLLRRPLDLSRLGDGQMRGLGLPPAGVKVISLLLASALTALAIQLAGPLGFIGLIAPNLLRLGLGVSKPSQLVALSGLWGAVLTLAADMLVRLLSGWISLPLGVLSALLGSLCLLLLLPRLGGGTRAAIGLLNSEAPTRRGAALPLAGGLLVLLLGLVLAGLCGGVGPGAWAFLQALLHGAPEARVLLDLRLPRLLVDAGAGALLATSGLLLQAVTRNPLAGPEILGVSQSAGLAVLAAIILVPDLAAEWRFSLAWLGAGLALAWVIGANLRCGLEPLRLVLTGFAISGLVLALSSVLIAQYASNVAQALTWLVGSSYGRTWDDVGALLPWLVLGLGAAALTARWLDLLGLDEGVATGLGLSVASRRLLLVALASVLIAAAVAVVGPVAFVGLLVPHGVRLLGLHRARQRLLVAPLLGACLLVLADLVARWSLAPLDIPLGITTAALGAPAFLLLLARSYRRARR from the coding sequence ATGTCGCAGTCTCCCAGGGGCGCCGTTTCGCGGTCGCCCGCTTGGTCTCTTTCCATCGGTCTGGGCGGCCTCTTGCTGCTCGGCCTGTTCCTCTGGCAGGCGTTGTTCGCCTCTGGCTGGCCGAATGCGCAAGCCTGGATCGCCCCTTGGTCCGCCACTCCTTCCTGGCCGGGGTTGGCACTCTGGTGGCTGCAACTACCGCGCGCCGTGGCCGGCCTGGTGGTAGGGGCGAGCCTGGGGATCGCCGGGGCGCTGATGCAGGTGGTCACCCGCAATCCGCTGGCCTCTCCCGACCTGCTCGGCATCACCGCCGGGGCCCAACTCGGCCTCATCCTGAGCCTGCTAATGCCAGCCTTTCTCGGCCTGCCGCTGGTGTTTCTCGGCGGCTTGCTGGCCGCGCTGTTCACCTTCGCCATGGCCGGCGGTTGGCACACCACGCCGCTGCGCCTGACCCTGGCCGGGGTGGCCATCGCCCAGGCCGCGGCTGCGGCCATCACCCTGTTTCTCAGTCTCAACGACCGGGCCGCCATGGTCCTCTCGTTGTGGAATACCGGCTCGTTGCGGCAGCTGGGCTGGGATCACCTGGAGATCGCCGCGCCGCTGCTGCCCCTGGCCTTGCTGCTGGTCTGGCTGCTGCGGCGGCCGTTGGACCTGTCGCGGCTGGGTGACGGCCAGATGCGCGGCCTGGGTCTGCCGCCGGCCGGGGTCAAGGTCATCAGCCTGCTGCTGGCCAGCGCCTTGACCGCCCTCGCTATCCAGTTGGCCGGCCCGTTAGGCTTCATTGGCTTGATCGCTCCCAACCTGTTACGTCTCGGCTTGGGCGTAAGCAAACCCTCCCAACTGGTCGCGCTCTCCGGCCTCTGGGGCGCCGTGCTGACCCTGGCCGCGGATATGCTGGTACGCCTGCTGTCCGGTTGGATCAGCCTGCCCCTGGGGGTGCTCTCGGCACTTCTGGGTTCGCTTTGCCTGCTGCTGTTGTTGCCGCGTCTCGGCGGCGGAACCCGTGCCGCCATCGGGTTGCTGAATAGCGAGGCACCTACGCGGCGGGGCGCTGCCTTGCCCCTCGCTGGCGGCCTGTTGGTGCTGTTGCTGGGCCTGGTGCTGGCCGGCCTCTGCGGCGGGGTCGGCCCGGGCGCCTGGGCCTTCCTACAGGCGCTGCTCCATGGCGCGCCCGAGGCCCGGGTGCTCCTGGATCTGCGCTTGCCACGGCTACTGGTGGATGCCGGGGCCGGCGCCCTGTTGGCCACCAGCGGGCTGCTGCTGCAGGCGGTGACGCGCAATCCCTTGGCCGGACCGGAAATCCTCGGGGTCAGCCAGAGCGCCGGCCTGGCGGTGCTGGCCGCGATCATCCTGGTGCCGGATCTGGCCGCCGAATGGCGCTTTTCCCTGGCCTGGCTTGGCGCTGGCCTCGCCCTGGCCTGGGTGATAGGTGCCAACCTGAGGTGCGGGCTGGAGCCCCTGCGCTTGGTGCTGACCGGCTTTGCCATCAGCGGCCTGGTGCTGGCGCTGTCCAGCGTGCTGATCGCCCAGTATGCGAGCAACGTGGCCCAGGCGCTGACCTGGCTGGTGGGCAGCAGCTACGGTCGCACCTGGGACGACGTCGGTGCGCTGCTACCCTGGCTGGTGCTGGGATTGGGGGCTGCCGCCCTGACCGCACGTTGGTTGGATCTCTTGGGGTTGGACGAAGGCGTGGCCACTGGCCTGGGCCTGTCCGTGGCCAGTCGCCGGCTGCTGCTGGTGGCCTTGGCCAGTGTGCTGATCGCGGCCGCCGTGGCCGTGGTGGGGCCGGTGGCCTTCGTCGGGCTGCTGGTGCCCCATGGCGTGCGCCTGCTCGGCTTGCACCGGGCGCGCCAGCGGCTGCTGGTGGCGCCGCTGCTGGGGGCCTGCCTGCTGGTGCTGGCCGATCTGGTGGCGCGCTGGAGTCTCGCACCGCTGGACATTCCCCTGGGCATCACCACCGCGGCCCTCGGCGCACCGGCCTTTCTATTGCTGCTGGCGCGCAGCTATCGGCGGGCACGCCGATGA
- a CDS encoding ABC transporter substrate-binding protein produces MSIRSLLVLLLALWFATGAARAADDLIARQSAQLPERPLRIVTLDDVATELVTSLGLAPVGVANLAGYRRYVGLGADLLKDSQPLGSGQQPDLETIARLRPDLILGSGYLHLGLFRRLESLAPTLLYRYGLETADDDAVARASALLSDLGRRLGRTGEAAAVNLQADRALADAEVAAQQAGVVGRPLAVLFPLPQQGVFIALNRRVLINALVRRLGGRDPWPLASDRVLHRYHDVQEIAAVPDLTALFVGEQTGHPFFRSALWQAMPLARSGRYASLLSPYWTFGGPASVAVLAHQVATALRGLPPPP; encoded by the coding sequence ATGAGTATTCGTTCCTTACTCGTCCTGCTATTGGCCCTGTGGTTCGCCACGGGCGCGGCGCGCGCGGCCGACGACCTGATCGCCCGCCAATCGGCGCAGCTACCCGAGCGGCCGCTGCGTATCGTCACCCTCGACGACGTGGCCACCGAACTGGTGACCTCCCTGGGCCTGGCGCCGGTAGGGGTGGCCAACCTGGCAGGCTATCGACGCTACGTCGGTCTCGGCGCTGACCTGCTGAAGGACAGCCAGCCCCTCGGCAGTGGCCAGCAGCCCGACCTCGAAACCATCGCCCGGCTGCGGCCGGATTTGATCCTCGGCTCCGGCTATCTCCACCTGGGGTTGTTCCGCCGGCTGGAGAGCCTGGCGCCGACGCTGCTCTACCGCTACGGCCTGGAAACCGCGGACGATGACGCCGTGGCGCGCGCCAGTGCGCTGCTCAGCGATCTCGGTAGGCGGCTCGGACGGACCGGGGAGGCGGCAGCGGTGAATCTCCAGGCGGACCGCGCCCTGGCCGACGCCGAGGTCGCCGCCCAGCAGGCGGGCGTCGTCGGGCGGCCCTTGGCCGTACTCTTCCCGTTGCCGCAGCAGGGGGTGTTCATCGCCCTCAACCGGCGCGTGCTGATCAATGCCCTGGTCCGCCGCCTGGGTGGTCGTGATCCCTGGCCGCTGGCCTCCGACCGGGTGCTGCATCGCTACCATGACGTCCAGGAGATCGCCGCAGTACCGGACCTCACGGCGCTGTTCGTCGGCGAGCAGACCGGGCATCCCTTCTTTCGCTCGGCGCTCTGGCAGGCCATGCCGCTGGCGCGCAGCGGTCGCTATGCCAGCCTGCTCAGTCCCTACTGGACCTTCGGCGGCCCGGCCAGCGTGGCGGTACTGGCGCACCAGGTCGCCACCGCGCTGCGGGGCCTGCCGCCACCGCCATGA
- a CDS encoding MbtH family protein has product MSFDSDTTQFQVVINAEEQYSIWPDYKALPAGWTAVGVSGDKATCLAHIEQVWTDMRPLSLRQAMSN; this is encoded by the coding sequence ATGAGTTTCGACAGCGACACCACCCAGTTCCAGGTCGTCATCAACGCCGAAGAGCAGTATTCGATCTGGCCGGACTACAAGGCCCTGCCGGCCGGCTGGACCGCCGTCGGCGTCAGCGGCGACAAAGCCACCTGCCTGGCCCATATCGAGCAGGTCTGGACCGACATGCGCCCGCTGAGCCTGCGCCAGGCCATGTCCAACTAG
- a CDS encoding TauD/TfdA family dioxygenase translates to MTTLPADLLELEPGLPLRLSPREPGCGLGDVFTALRERVDQHLETSGGILLHGFADPGVAGFQAFATRFGHPLLNYEFGSTPRSRVTADGVYTSTEYPARQWIPLHNEQAYTCDWPMRIWFYCAQAAEEGGETPIADSRQVFARIDPALRRRFAERRLSYVRNYGNGLDVAWQQVFDTEDRAAVERFCADRGIACEWKSDGELRTRQLCQGVARHPRTGDWVWFNQAHLFHVSALEPEMREVLLETVGEEDLPRNVFYGDGAPLEDSALDEIRGVLDESRILFPWSTGDILLLDNMLTAHGRAPFKGPRKVVVAMTEGRHEDPLPREIPL, encoded by the coding sequence ATGACCACGCTACCTGCGGATCTCCTGGAGCTGGAGCCCGGTCTGCCGCTACGCCTGTCCCCGCGCGAGCCGGGATGCGGGTTGGGCGATGTCTTCACCGCGCTGCGGGAGCGGGTGGACCAGCACCTGGAGACCTCCGGCGGTATTCTCCTGCATGGCTTCGCCGATCCCGGCGTCGCCGGCTTCCAGGCCTTCGCCACCCGTTTCGGCCATCCGCTGCTGAACTACGAGTTCGGCTCCACCCCGCGTAGCCGGGTGACGGCCGATGGCGTCTACACCTCCACCGAATACCCGGCGCGCCAGTGGATACCGCTGCACAACGAGCAGGCCTACACCTGCGACTGGCCCATGCGCATCTGGTTCTATTGCGCCCAGGCCGCGGAAGAGGGCGGCGAGACCCCCATCGCCGATAGCCGCCAGGTATTCGCCCGTATCGATCCGGCCTTGCGCCGGCGCTTCGCCGAACGCCGGCTGAGCTACGTGCGTAACTACGGCAACGGCCTGGATGTGGCCTGGCAGCAGGTGTTCGACACCGAGGACCGCGCAGCCGTGGAGCGCTTCTGCGCCGACCGTGGCATCGCCTGCGAGTGGAAGTCGGATGGCGAATTGCGCACCCGCCAGCTGTGCCAGGGCGTCGCCCGGCATCCACGCACTGGCGACTGGGTCTGGTTCAACCAGGCGCACCTGTTCCATGTCTCTGCGCTGGAGCCGGAGATGCGCGAGGTCCTACTCGAGACCGTCGGCGAGGAAGACCTGCCACGCAATGTCTTCTACGGTGACGGCGCGCCGCTGGAAGACAGCGCCCTGGACGAGATTCGCGGTGTGCTCGACGAGAGCCGCATCCTCTTTCCCTGGAGCACCGGCGACATCCTGCTGCTCGACAACATGCTCACCGCTCATGGACGCGCCCCCTTCAAGGGGCCGCGCAAGGTGGTGGTGGCCATGACCGAAGGCCGTCACGAAGACCCCCTGCCACGCGAGATCCCGCTATGA
- a CDS encoding GNAT family N-acetyltransferase, with protein sequence MTSVLQLPGGLRLVHESLDGDSLWRVGDELWLRCREQSVPEGLKVAVKGGGADLTVERLAVLALGLLLRAPEAPALLWEGLPTLPEALRQGLLAQTAEGDLRTWRAQFWQRPQPWLRQPSSAGYPALPQLTGQRRHPRRPPKPTEEVYRRYDHRLGAWIALRALAVEEDLPLFHRWQNQPRVAAFWQEEGSLAQHRAYLQRQAADPHVLTLIGSLDDQPFAYFEAYWAAEDRIAPFYAVDDYDRGIHMLVGEESLRGPQRVACWLPALVHYLLLDEPRTRRIVSEPRADNERMIGHLQCQGFYRQKDFDFPHKRAALMLLERERFFDRCVLA encoded by the coding sequence ATGACCTCGGTCCTGCAATTGCCGGGCGGGTTGCGCCTGGTCCACGAAAGCCTCGATGGCGACAGCCTGTGGCGCGTCGGCGACGAACTCTGGTTGCGTTGTCGCGAGCAATCCGTGCCGGAGGGGCTGAAGGTCGCGGTCAAGGGCGGGGGCGCCGACCTGACCGTCGAACGCCTGGCGGTGCTCGCCCTGGGCTTGCTGCTGCGCGCGCCCGAGGCGCCTGCGCTGCTCTGGGAAGGCTTGCCGACGCTGCCCGAGGCCTTGCGTCAGGGATTGCTTGCCCAGACCGCCGAGGGCGACTTGCGCACCTGGCGTGCCCAGTTCTGGCAAAGGCCACAACCCTGGTTGCGCCAGCCGAGCAGCGCGGGCTATCCGGCCTTGCCGCAACTGACCGGCCAGCGCCGTCACCCGCGCCGCCCACCCAAGCCGACGGAGGAAGTCTATCGCCGTTACGATCATCGGCTGGGCGCCTGGATCGCCCTGCGTGCCCTGGCGGTCGAGGAGGACCTGCCGCTGTTCCATCGCTGGCAGAATCAACCGCGGGTAGCGGCCTTCTGGCAGGAGGAGGGCAGCCTCGCGCAGCACCGCGCCTACCTGCAGCGGCAGGCCGCCGATCCCCATGTGCTGACCCTGATCGGTAGCCTGGACGACCAGCCCTTCGCCTACTTCGAAGCCTATTGGGCGGCCGAAGACCGCATCGCGCCGTTCTACGCCGTGGATGACTATGATCGTGGCATCCATATGCTGGTGGGCGAAGAGAGTCTGCGCGGCCCCCAGCGCGTGGCCTGCTGGCTGCCGGCGCTGGTGCACTACCTGCTACTGGACGAGCCGCGCACCCGGCGCATCGTCAGCGAACCCCGCGCCGACAACGAGCGCATGATCGGCCACCTGCAATGCCAGGGCTTCTATCGGCAGAAAGACTTCGACTTTCCCCATAAACGCGCCGCGCTCATGCTGCTCGAACGCGAGCGCTTCTTCGACCGTTGCGTGTTGGCATGA
- the fhuF gene encoding siderophore-iron reductase FhuF: protein MIPALAPLFTGPLQSFATVLRLPTAGESVIPLGRLLEEGLPDLLDSYGGDPRLDRRALLSVWSKYYFSRLIPPVVAAALLLRWRLPLAVDQLGLVLNDARVPEAFVLPHAGAAFAADHPDLLQPLVLENLRPFIEGACAQIRVSPKVLWSNAGNYLEWFLGELRKVRPRAGALPPFEHWLEQPTDAQGARNPLFKPVIYVELPLEGGAESSTWQWRQRRVCCIRYRLPEEELCSNCPLLKDPQPATAD from the coding sequence ATGATTCCCGCTCTCGCCCCTCTGTTCACCGGCCCCCTCCAGTCGTTCGCCACGGTATTGCGGCTGCCGACGGCAGGGGAGTCGGTGATCCCACTGGGCCGGTTGCTCGAAGAGGGCTTGCCGGATCTGCTGGACAGCTACGGCGGGGACCCGAGGCTGGATCGGCGGGCACTGCTCTCTGTCTGGTCCAAGTACTACTTTTCGCGACTGATTCCGCCGGTGGTGGCGGCGGCGTTATTGCTGCGCTGGCGCCTGCCCTTGGCGGTGGATCAGTTGGGGCTGGTGCTGAACGACGCCCGGGTGCCGGAAGCCTTCGTGCTGCCCCACGCGGGCGCGGCCTTCGCGGCGGACCATCCCGACCTGCTCCAGCCGCTGGTGCTGGAGAATCTACGCCCCTTCATCGAAGGCGCCTGTGCGCAGATCAGGGTGTCACCCAAGGTGCTCTGGAGCAACGCCGGCAACTACCTGGAATGGTTCCTCGGCGAATTGCGCAAGGTGCGGCCCCGGGCCGGTGCGCTACCACCCTTCGAGCACTGGCTGGAGCAGCCGACCGATGCCCAGGGCGCGCGCAATCCGCTGTTCAAGCCGGTGATCTACGTCGAACTGCCCCTGGAAGGCGGGGCCGAGTCGTCAACCTGGCAGTGGCGGCAACGGCGGGTCTGTTGCATCCGCTACCGCTTGCCCGAGGAAGAACTCTGCAGCAACTGCCCGCTGCTCAAGGACCCGCAGCCCGCGACGGCGGACTAA
- a CDS encoding ATP-binding cassette domain-containing protein: protein MFDLTHVSFSLNGRALLHPVSLQLPRGRVIGLIGHNGSGKSTLLKLLARQLTPSSGTLTLDGEDLANWKTQHYARQVAYLPQQLPPAEGMTVRELVGMGRYPWHGALGRYGQKDRDHIARALQLTGTDRFADQLVDTLSGGERQRVWLAMLLAQDTRYLLLDEPTSALDIAHQVEVLQQVQALGRQLDLGIILVLHEINMAARYCDHLIALRAGRVLIEGSPAELMNGDTLQAIYGIPMDVLPHPHDGTPLGFHR, encoded by the coding sequence ATGTTCGACTTAACCCATGTAAGCTTTTCGCTCAACGGTCGCGCCTTGCTGCATCCGGTATCCCTGCAATTGCCACGCGGGCGGGTCATCGGCTTGATCGGCCACAATGGTTCGGGAAAGTCCACGTTGCTCAAGTTGCTGGCGCGTCAGCTCACACCCTCCAGCGGCACCCTGACCCTGGACGGTGAGGATCTGGCCAACTGGAAGACCCAGCATTATGCGCGGCAGGTGGCCTACCTGCCGCAGCAGTTGCCGCCCGCGGAAGGCATGACCGTCAGAGAACTCGTTGGCATGGGCCGCTATCCCTGGCACGGCGCCCTCGGTCGCTACGGGCAAAAGGATCGCGATCACATCGCGCGGGCGCTGCAGCTGACGGGGACCGATAGATTCGCCGACCAACTGGTGGATACCCTCTCGGGCGGTGAGCGGCAGCGAGTATGGCTGGCGATGTTGCTGGCACAGGACACCCGCTATCTGCTGCTCGACGAGCCCACCTCCGCGCTCGATATCGCGCACCAGGTCGAGGTCCTGCAGCAGGTCCAGGCGCTGGGCCGGCAACTGGACCTCGGTATCATCCTGGTGCTGCACGAGATCAACATGGCGGCGCGTTATTGCGACCACCTGATCGCGCTAAGGGCGGGCCGCGTATTGATCGAGGGCAGCCCTGCCGAGCTGATGAACGGGGATACGCTGCAGGCCATCTATGGCATTCCCATGGATGTCCTACCCCATCCCCACGATGGCACCCCGCTGGGTTTTCACCGCTAG